ttgtaacaattaaaaaaaaaaagtcaaataccttccaagtccatagctcccttcctttgggtgctgagcccctcaaatcccccccccccaaacccactgcccacaactctacaccattaccatagcccttatggctgaaggggggcacctacatgtgggtacagtgggttttgggggcggtttggagggctcccatttaccaccacaagtgaaataggtagggggggatgggcctgggtctacctgcctgaagtccactgcaccccctaacaactgctccagggacctgcatactgctgtgatggagctgggtatggcatttgaggctggaaaacaaagttgttaaagttgtttttttttttgtgggagggggttagtgaccactgggggagtcaggggtggtcatccccgattccctccagtggccatctggtcatttagggcactttttttgggacttgttcgtgaaaaaaaaaagggtccaaaaaagtgacttaaattcacgctaaaaacgccttacttttttcgattatcggccgaaggcgcccatctctcctcggaagataaacacaccccagtcccttcACCatgtctccgacacgcccccgtcaactttgttcgtttccgcgacggagtgcagttgaagacgcccaaaatcggctttcaattataccgatttgggcgcctttgtgagatgggtgcctatctcccgatttgggtcgaaatatgggtgcccatcactttcgaaaataatgccgattgtcccccccccccccccccccccccattatagaAATATAAAATATCAAAATATTTGCTCTACCAATATAGCTAGATATGACTAATATTTTAGACCTGGGGCAGACCCAGACAGTCAtgtttttaggatattcacaacgaatatgcatgagatagattagcatgcagtctccttgatatgcaaatctcatgcatattcattgtgaatatcctgaccgGCTGGGTACACCccaaggaatgggttgagaagcactagtctagacattgaggggcccttttacagagcagcagtaagcccaacgagggcttaccgctcgctctttcaggactacAGCCAGCCCAACGCGGCCACCAGAGATATTCCTGCcctagcatgcgccatttccgggggaaaaagataacccttggaaatggcttgcgcagtgaTAACATGGTGGTAATCGTGCATGGCCGTGCGCTACCCGGTTATCGCCgggttagagcaggagccctcatcgctacctcagtgggtggcactaAGGGCTTCCAGTCACATGGCCTTGccgtaagagttctcttaccacatggccatgtatgGCTGgagtctttttacccgctgcggcatGCTATAAGTTATATGTGGAAGTGTGAGTCCCCCCtgtcaaatatgtgctatgtaagatatgtgcatatttaaagAATAGACAAAATTCTGGCATTTCTGCATAAATGtgctattttaaatatttatgcatCTAGTCACCATATAAATTTTACTGCCCACGGTGACTAGTCTTGCCTAGTGAGTAAAATATGTATATAAACTTCACATCATGCATACCTTTATCTATATGGGGCATGTATACATTGTAGGAGAAAATATTGGGTTTTCAAGTATGTGTCGTAGTTTTTTCTTCTTGTCAACCTACAGATATGAAAGGAACATTGTTTATGcgcactttatatatatatatatatatatatatatatagtgcgcATAAACAATGTTCCTTTCATATCTGTAGGTTGACAAGAAAAAACTACGACACAATGTATACATGCCCCATATAGATAAAGGTATGCATGATGTGAAGTTTATATACATATTTTACTCACTAGTCAAGACTAGTCAGCGTGGGCACTAAAATTTATATATATCAAGTGCACATAAACAATGTTCCTTTCACACACAATAATTGTATATAGATTTTCAAAATGCAAAGGAAACTGATGGTAAAGGTGCCCGTGTATTTGGCatatggggtaattttcaaaaatctGCTCCATTTTATTTCACGTTGAAGTGTCTCCATTGAACAGAATATAAAAGGAATGATATGATGTACAGACCCATGCTGTATTAAGTTGTGCAGCCAACGTGTGATGGGGAACAGAAAGGAAATTTGCACCTAATTTGCTTGTTACTGTATTTTTCAACATATCTGTACTGAAAAAAGTAATGACACAAGAAGAAATTACTCCTGTGCAGTCTTGTGAAATCTACCTTAATACAAAGCATTTATTCAGTAAAAGGTGCTCATCCATTTTTGACTCTGACAATTACTCTATCTTAATGTCTTACTGTTTTTTTTCCATACTATAAAATAAGATTGTAATGTGACCAAATCCATAATATTTACATAGTTTACAAAAGCTAGAAGTTCACAAGCCACATTTTATATATGTAGAAAATTGTGGCCCTTACAATAACGTATTTTTGCAGGGCATGAAAAATGTATTATCTGATATGACTTTATAACATAATCCTATTGCTAACTCTTACACTGTAACTTAAGAACCTATACAACATTTACAATCAAGCAGCATTCTGCAAAAATCACtcctttaaaatatgttttttttctttataaacagTCCTTTTTAATATACTGGAAACAAACACTGAATTGCTGGAAGCCTCACCCATATGAATAATCTAAAAAGAGAAATAGATTTAGCAACATCTTATTAAAAATACTCATCTAAAcaccacaaaataaaaacaagaagtcTCCAAATGTAAAACTGGATCTTGAACAGTCTCATGTGTATATCATAAACATAATCTAACCTAATATTCCAAAACCGTATAGGTTTAGTTGATGCCCAATAGGAAAAAGGTTATTGGAGGAACTGACTAAAAGTGCATATGGTcaatatgatataaatgatgAACAGGTTTTTAAAATACCTTCATAAATGTGCTTTGGTATAAAAACACCTCTGAGCAGGTACTATGTCATCTAAGAAAATATGGTTATATGTTTGAGCATGAGGCACATACTAGTTGGTTGCATCTGACATTTTAATATCCTATAAACAGTCATTTTGCTTTTCATTTTTACACTTGTTTTAATTCATCTAGGCAATTTCCTGATAAAGTGCTTGGAGAGCTGTACCCAGTTCTTGAAAACATACTGCCTGACGATGGCACTGCGCCAGCGCCTGTACCTGGTGTTACTGTGCATCACTGTCATTGGTTCACTCTTCAAAGAGCTCTTACCACTGCCGGACTCCTACCTGAACAATAAACGGAACTTTCTTAATGTGTATTTTGTCAAGGTAGCTTGGGCCTGGACTTTCTGGCTGCTCTTGCCTTTCATTGCTATCACCACATTTTATCTCACAAGAAACCAAAAAGAGGTTTTGCGGCGATTAAGTACTCTTCTAATTGGAACAATTATTTGGTATGTCTGCACCAGATTCTTCATGTTCATTGAAAACTTGACAGGCAGCTGCTACACATCTGAGGCACTCCAAGACCTAAAAGAGGAGCATGAAAATAAGAAAGCATGTGTGATGGGTGGTGGAGTGTGGTATGGGTTTGATATTTCTGGACATTCCTTCCTTCTACCCTACTGCATTCTGATGATTGTGGAAGAAACAGCTGTGGTGCACGAGCTGAAGCTACAGAAAAACCAGTACATTCATATTATTGTTAGTGCTCTGTTTGTTGCTCTGGGTATCCTGGCCTTGATCTgggtttggatgtttttttgcacaGCTATTTATTTCCATGACATTTACCAAAAGTTATTTGGAACTGCATTTGGTTTGCTGGCCTGGTATGGGACATATCAAGCATGGTACTTACACCCAATATCCCCGGGACGACCTCCTCAAGGTTCTTATCTGAAGTCAAAACAACATAGCTATAGACTATAATTTACAACTGGTCTCCATGAAAGAATATTTAATGGTTACCTAATGCCTCAATTAATCCTAACTGTATTTGGATCATGAATTTGGGTAACTACTAATTTAACCTAGCTGAAAGGGCAGTCTGAAAACTGTTCTCTTTCTCTCCACGTGGCTACAAAATGTGCATAGTTTACAACACACATACTTTTTATCCCATGTAAAAGAGAAATTCCTAGGGACTTATTTTAGGTTTGGGAAGAAAATAATACATGTAAATTCCATTTTCAAATCTACATGTGttcttttctattaaaaaaaaaggggggccccatttactaagccgtgctgtagacgTGCAAACTTTTTACAGCACACTAaaacttagcgcacactaacaagagacaccattatattcctatgggtgtctttatcgTTTGGGCATCTAcagcgcgacttagtaaacagggccctcagtgtaAATAATTCTGCAGGTACGTTTTCAtgggacagttttcaaagggaaagtatggaAAAGTTATGCCTTATCtggtaactttctttcctttagtcgcagcagatgaatccagagtcaTGTGCATTGTGCCCAACTACCAcatgctggtagatgggcacaacccacatatctctggatttatctgctgcagaCGCTAAGGAAGTATATAGACTTGGCCTTTGAAACTGGTACAACATTGGGAAATTGAAAAATGACCCCTTAAATTACCATATGTTAAagttgttggatttttttttgcatcaggCTTAAATACGTATTTTTAGTAAGGAAATTTTATAATAttctaaagactactacttaGAATATTAGTGCTCACTATGCAGACAGTATAACCGCATGCAGTCATTAATGAAAAAATGGATATTGGAGTATCTTGAATTCAGCATCAGGCAGAATCTAAGGTAGCAAGGTTTTACCAATGACCGATCATGTTGAACAAGCTGAACAACATCTTAGATTAGTCAACTTTGGTACAGTTTAATTCTATAATCAGACTAGAGTAAGTGTTTTGACAAGTCCCATGTAGGGAGGCTCATAAATAAGCTGACTGCAGCCTAAGGGTGGGTCTTGAAGTGATTGAGTTAAAATTAATTGAATTACAGGCAGAAGACAATAACTACAGTTCATGTTAAGGAAGAGCAATTATCAGTGGAATGCTTCTATTCAATATTTCTATAAGGAGCACTACAGAGGGAGCTAGCATTATAGTGAcagagaacaattttcaaagccttTTGCTTGGATAGATACTGTCTGCAACTGTGATACTAAGATCTGAAGCAAAATAGACAAAATGATCTAAGACTTTAAAAAGTGGTTATAAGCTCCTGGTAGCTAAGATTCAATATGGTcactacaataaaaaaaaaaaaaaaccaaatcacAAAACCCCAAACCACTGTACCAACTCGTACAGGCTTGCTGACCAGGAAAATATACATTACTACGTATGGTCAATTGATTCAATTAGTGATTCAAATTACATGAAAGAAAGTATTGCATCATGCAGCTAAAATACAGAAATCAAATTAGATTGAAAACAGCAGGCCATGCAATCTATTATTTCTCTGGCCAATGCACTATGGTGAGGTATAGGCCATATTAACAAAAAAGGGAGCTGATGATATGTAAGAACAAATCACTACTGAGACTTCAACTGGAGTATTTTGGCCCACTATGGAGGCTGTATCAAGAATATAGACAGTCTGGAGAAAATCTACCAAAATGGTACAGTGGCTGCATGAAAATGATATGATGGAGACATTCAGAAACAACACTAGAAATGTTGCACAAGAAGCAAACTCTCTTTGTGAAAAGGAAACATTAGCACAGGAAGTCATACTGCTATTCAAAATGAATAAACTAGGAGTAATATCCAAAAGTGTTTTTTGCTTAAATGGTGGTGAATACAGTGAACGATCTCACAGTGAAAGGAAAATATATACTTAAGTATAGAGGATCTGTAGTTCTGAGGAAGTGAAGGAGAAAAACAAGAGGTCAAGTGGAATCTGCAAATTGGACTGGCTGGATAAGTCTTATCTGCTGTCAGTCTATTGTTAAGGTGCAGTCCAAAAGTACCATTATAATGCCAATCTCTAACTGGCAGAGGTATTTAATGTTTAGAGGCAATAATCCTGCCACATGTTAAAGAAAAAAGGCATAAAAAGCTAAAGCTTGCTCTTGTAGGTTGAAAGTGCATTAACAACAGAACAATGCTATAGTACATGAGCTTTTCAGATCACATAGTTCACTCGCACATCTGAAGAAAGGAAATAGGTGGTGGCAACAGCTCACATACTACATCATCAGTTAGTTGGACCAATAAAACGTATTGCAGCATACAAAGATTCCATTCTTCTTTAGGATTAATACAGCCACTGGAACTTTCCTAGCCTTTCAACACTATTTTATCTCTAGCAACACATGTGGAGAGCATTCAAAGTGCAATGGAGAATAATACGTCTTTATGTGCATAGATGTTCCAAGGACCATATTCATGATGGTGACTGTTgtaagaaggggggaggggcggagagaaagaggagagttaCAACCAACAGCTCTGAAGGATCATAAAGATCATAATCAAAGTCTGATATATACCACCTTTTAAGATCACactgtattatcaaaaataaAAACACTGATCTTGATTTGAACTTTCAGTTGACAACTCACTTGAAAACCCGCTTTGTTTCATTTAAGCCACTGCAGTACACCTTAAAAATTACCATCCTGAAAACTGCAATCTTTTCATCTGTATCTTGAGAAAAGGGTGTATGAATAACATATTTTTAGAAACAGTAGGTGAGTCATGGTTAAAGGAACACCGTGTAATTTTGATTGTTTGTGTTTATCCATGACTCACCTACTGTTTATAAATAACAAATGTAATTCATGCTAAAATAGATTTTATCCAGATTTGGTTTTTTACCTGTTTTCTCTGTGTTTCTTCCCTAAATACCTTCCATAAAAATTCAAACATACAGTTATTACAAGGATGCATCTTTGTAGTCAATGCACAGAAGTCTGAAAGGCACATTTTATATTCAAAGGAGAAATAAAATGTAGAACTTCAAGTTATTTCTCACTGTGGAGAAGATATCAGAAGAGTCAAAATATTCCTTTGCATATAACTTTAAAATCTATCAATGTCTGCACTTATGTCAAAATGGTGTGCGCAGCTGGGATATCATTTGTGAGGGGGAAGAAGGTGCTGTTGATGAAGTGGACATCTTCGATGAATTGGCAATTTGCAGCTCTTCCAGTTTCCTGATGTAATCATCCCGTAGAGCCAACAGTTCCATGTAACGCTGCTCCACTGGATTGGGCGGCTACATAACAGagtaaaaaaaagaagacagtcTGAATCCTGAAATACTGTGGTTCCGAAAAGTATCATTCCTCATGAAGGCAATGGTTAAAATGGTAACTAGCATTTATGAAATTACAGTAAAGCTAGTGGAAGCTATGATTCCTTTGCATTCAGGTACTGGCACTTGAATGTTTAGAAGGAAAGAAGTACCAACAAGTGAATAAGAAAATtgacaaatacaaattaacacaaaaTTAAACACCAAACCAGCTATGCTAATGTATATAGTATTTTTCttgtaaatttttattttattacatttgtaccccgcgctttcccactcatggcaggctctatgtggcgggcaatggagggttaagtgacttgcccagagtcacaaggagctgcctgtgccgggaatcgaactcagttccccaggaccaaagtccaccaccctaaccaccaggccactcctccactcatgaatGAAGCTGCATCCCATCTATCAATACCATCAAGGCTGGTcaatagcacaaaaaaaaaatctgttttgtagaacATGTTGATATTAATCTATTTTGTTAGCTGAACACTGTTCTACGTAGTATGGGGTGGGGGCATGCTACTCTGCTGTTTCAAGTAGGTCTCTTCCTGTTTCATAATACAGTAGAAACCCAATATGAGGACAAGAGCATAAATGCAAATATCCTTCTTATCCAAATTATAAAACAAAATGGTAGCTCCAGCCAATCAACAGCTACATTTAGTGGGCATTAAAACAATGAAAGCCTACAGCAGCATGCTGTTGATAAAGAAAAAATTGCTCTCTCTTTATGATTCCATACTCTAATAATACTAACAGACATCCCATaattgtctttgtattttttggtgTGAGATTTCAACCAAGGCAAGTCCATCTAGCTATCAGCAGAGACAATTCTTTCATGAGAAAGTAACCACTACTGCTTAAACAGTTTACCATTATGGCATAAAATCCTAATTACCCTGTTATTAACATTCCAGTACCATGGCTGCCTATAGATGGatatttcagttttattttaaTCATTTGTAGCATATGATCAAAACACTTTACAGGCTATTCCCCATAGTGCTGTGgctgcaggtgtgctgaaagGTCTCTAAAGCAATGAAAATTATAAGAGACATCAGCATTGGTCTCCATAAAAATATGTAGATACCATGTCCTATCATGGCAGATAATGTCAAGACATTGTAGAAGTAGTACAGACAGATCTGTGTATGCTTTTTAACACTGGGGCAGTATAGACTTAATTTTTGTATATAGTACCTGCAAGCCCGAAAACcaccaaagcagtgtacattgaggtacagtaggtatttttctgtctctaaaGCTCACAGTttttacctgagacaatggagggttaagtaacttgctcaagatcacaaggagtggcagtgggatttgaaccagtcttccctggctctcagcccactactgtagccattaggctactcctccagtcaaACCTCGTGTTAATCAAGACCAAAATAATTAAAGAAACCCATTACAGTGAATGGCTAAAGCTGACAGGGATTAAGTAAAAAATACTCTGGTCACATTAACAAGTTTCTTACAAGTATCAGAGTTACCCCAGTTTACCTGTTGCCAAATCCTTGGGTTCCATCTAATGTAATAATTAACCCAAAGTTCCAGATGACGCATGCTTGCCACGGGATACAGTACTCGTTTCAGTTCTTTAGTGTAAAAAGGATTTGTGTACTTCGTTTTTTCACTATTTACCAATGACCACAGTGATACAGTTTTCTCTCttactttctgtaaagaaatgacaatacaaaatcatcaacatgAATATGGTAAAATAGTTAATTACTTGTAGCAGATGTTTTCCAACATCATCAGGATAGGAATCCTTGCACGTGGTTGACATCATCTGTCACAGCCTCTGCAGGAACCTTTCTCCAGCATGTCCAGAACTTTTGAGAATGTCTCACTGTGCATGTTCGTATATTTCTGCCTGCCACTGTCGCAAGGGACCCCCCTTAAGTCCATTGCAAACGTCTGAGAATACAACGCTTCAGGGAGGAAGGTGTTTGGGTAGTTTCCTTTCCTTCTGTCCTCAGAAAACAACTGCTATAGGTGTTTTTTCTCCAAGGAAATGCAGGATAGCTAAGTCTTCATACACAGGACTCCCGAGATACAGGCTGTCTTAAACAGAACAAAGGGAAAACAGAACCTGGGGTGTTTTAACAAACAAACACCAAAACTGTTTTCAGCAGCAACAAGCCTTAAATTATGCGTTTTTATTTAGGAAGGAAGCCTGGAACTGAAAGTATTGGGCCAAACgggatggagttggattttaaACCCTAAATTAGACTGTCTGGCCAAACCTACTGTTGCCTCAGACGCCCTATTCTAGGCAATAATGTGAAGTGAATGTAAGGAGCAAAGCCCTCTGTTGCTGTAGCCCTGAAAATCTCTTCTATGGAGGGAGACCTCAAATAGGCTATCAATGCTGCCATAGGTCTTATATTATCAACTTTGACATTACCCTCTAGAGTCAGACCcttttgggcataagtgaaagaaatgcagtctgctattCAACTAGAGAGTGTGTGTTTGCCAACGATAACCCTCATCCTGAATGGACTTTCTATGGTCTTTAgtttcagatagaaggccaaggctctcttgtagtatgaagtgtgcactggtttgtttgggtttttttttttttgggggggggggggaaggttgatAGGATGACTGATTGGTTAAGATGGGAGTCCAGCACTACTGTGAGAAGGAACTTTAGATGGATGCACAGAACCACTCTGTTATTGAAAATCTAGGTGTAAGATAGAGCCAGTCATTCTACCTGGTATTCATTCATTCTACAACCTGAAGTAACCACCAAAATCATGACTTTccaaggtcaggtacttcaggtggcaggtatccagtggctcaaatggagctttcatcagctggaaaaaaaacaacaatgaagTCTTATGACACTGCAGGTGGCTTGATAGAAGGCTTCAATAGAAAGAAGCCCTCCATAAACTGAACAACTAAAAGCTGTACAGAGATAGGTTTACAATCTACCTGATGATAAGTTCCAAATGCACAAAGGTAAAGGCCAGACTCAGactggagagtctatcctttacctcctttgtcaggggaatggctgcggctattcctttccctatggaggttgaggatgagcccagggctgagatgctcgaggtcctggattatccttctccgcctagagaggctgcaacggctcctttgcctaacgtactgaaggaagtccttatgcgaaactggtcgttccctctgtctaatcccgtgatcccgaaaaaagctgaatcccaatatcggatccacggtgaacctttccggagatgggagggcggtagaacgagaggacatgatatgagagtgaaggggggcagactcaagaaaaatgtcaggaagtattttttcacggagagagtggtagatacttggaatgccctcccgcgggaggtggtggagatgaaaacggtagtgcaattcaagcatgcgtgggataaacataaaggaatcctgtgcagaaggaatggatcctcagaagcttagctgctggtgtttgggtggtggggctagttctgggcaagacttctacggtctgtcctgaaaatggggctagttctgggcaagacttctacggtctgtgtcctgaaaatggcagatacaaatcaaggtaaggtatacacaagaagtagcacatatgagtttatcttgttgggcagactagatggaccatgcaggtctttttctgccgtcatctactatgttactatgttagagatGTAGAAGCCTCTTCCATTTATAACTGTATGTCCCTAGTCAAATCTCTTCTGGCTGCCTGCAAAACCTGAGATACAGAATCAGGCAAGTTaagggaaagcgaatgctacatacctgtagaaggtattctccgaggacagcaggctgattgttctcactgatggggtgacgtccacggcagcccctccaatcggaaacttcactagcaaagtcctttgctagccctcgcgcgcccgcgcgcaccgcgcatgcgcggccgtcttcccgcccgaaaccggctcgagccggccagtccagtatgtagcaagacaatacacttcaagggaagacacaactccaaaggggaggcgggcgggtttgtgagaacaatcagcctgctgtcctcggagaataccttctacaggtatgtagcattcgctttctccgaggacaagcaggctgcttgttctcactgatggggtatccctagcccccaggctcactcaaaacaacaacattggtcaattgggcctcgcaacggcgaggacataactgagattgacctaaaaaatttaccaactaactgagagtgtagcctggaacagaacaaacagggccctcggggggtggagttggatcctaaagcccaaacaggttctgaagaactgactgcccgaaccgactgtcacgtcgggtatcctgctgcaggcagtaatgagatgtgaatgtgtggacagatgaccacgtcgcagctttgcaaatttcctccatggtggctgacttcaagtgggctaccgacgctgccatggctctaacattatgagccgtgacatgaccctcaagagccagcccagcctgggcgtaagtgaaggaaatgcaatctgctagccaattggatatggtgcgtttccctacagccactcccctcttgttgggatcaaaagaaacaaacaattgggcggactgtctgtggggctgtgtccgctccagatagaaggccaatgctctcttgcagtccaatgtgtgcagctgacgttcagcagggcaggaatgaggacggggaaagaaagttggcaagacaattgactggttcagatggaactccgacacaacctttggcagaaacttagggtgagtgcggaggactactctgttgtgatgaaatttggtgtaaggggcctgggctaccagggcctgaagctcactgactctacgagccgaggtaactgccaccaagaaaatgaccttccaggtcaagtacttcggatggcaggaattcagtggctcgaaaggaggtttcatcagctgggtgagaacgacattgagatcccatgacactgtaggaggcttgacagggggctttgacaaaagcaaacctctcatgaagcgaacaactaaaggctgtcctgagatcggcttaccttccacttggtaatggtatgcactgattgcactaaggtgaacccttacggagttggtcttcagaccagactcagacaagtggagaaggtattcaagcagggtctgtgtaggacaagagcgaggatctagggccttgctgtcacaccagacggcaaacctcctccaatgaaagaagtaacttctcttagtggagtctttcctggaagcaagcaagatgcgggagacaccctctggcagacccaaagaggcaaagtctacgccctcaacatccaggccgtgagagccagggactggaggttgggatgcagaagagccccttcgtcctgcgtgatgagggtcggaaaacactccaatctccacggttcttcggaggataactccagaagaagagggaaccagatctgacgcggccaaaagggagcaatcagaatcatggtgcctcggtcttgcttgagtttcaacaaagtcttccccaccagaggaatgggaggataagcatacagcagaccttccccccaatccaggaggaaggcatccgacgccagtctgccgtgggcctgaagcctggaacagaactgagggaccttgtggttcacttgagatgcgaagagatccaccaggggggtgccccacgcctggaagatctgtcgcaccacacgggaattgagcgaccactcgtgaggttgcataatcctgctcaacctgtcggccagactgttgtttacgcctgccagatatgtggcttggagcaccatgccttgacggcgagcccagagccacatgctgacggcttcctgacacagggggcgagatccggtgcccccctgcttgttgacatagtacatggcaacctgattgtctgtctgaatttggataatttggtgggacagccgatctctgaaagccttcagagcgttccagatcgctcgcaactccagaagattgatctgtagatcgctttcttggagggaccaccttccttgggtgtgaagcccatcgacatgagctccccatcccaggagagacgcatccgtggtcagcactttttgaggctgaggaatttggaagggacgtcccagagtcaaattggagcaaatcgtccaccaatacagggattcgagaaaactcgtggacaggtggatcacgtcctctagacccccggcggcctgataccactgggaggctagggtccattgagcagatctcatgtgaaggcgggccatgggagtcacatgaactgtggaagccatgtggcccagcaatctcaacatctgccgagctgtgatctgctgggacgctcgcacccgcgagacgagggacaacaagttgttggccctcgcctctgggagataggcgcgagccgtccgagaatccag
The genomic region above belongs to Microcaecilia unicolor chromosome 7, aMicUni1.1, whole genome shotgun sequence and contains:
- the FITM2 gene encoding fat storage-inducing transmembrane protein 2 isoform X1 — its product is MVVAGYVDTSSAVDGNFLIKCLESCTQFLKTYCLTMALRQRLYLVLLCITVIGSLFKELLPLPDSYLNNKRNFLNVYFVKVAWAWTFWLLLPFIAITTFYLTRNQKEVLRRLSTLLIGTIIWYVCTRFFMFIENLTGSCYTSEALQDLKEEHENKKACVMGGGVWYGFDISGHSFLLPYCILMIVEETAVVHELKLQKNQYIHIIVSALFVALGILALIWVWMFFCTAIYFHDIYQKLFGTAFGLLAWYGTYQAWYLHPISPGRPPQGSYLKSKQHSYRL
- the FITM2 gene encoding fat storage-inducing transmembrane protein 2 isoform X2, translated to MEIKVRTQVGNFLIKCLESCTQFLKTYCLTMALRQRLYLVLLCITVIGSLFKELLPLPDSYLNNKRNFLNVYFVKVAWAWTFWLLLPFIAITTFYLTRNQKEVLRRLSTLLIGTIIWYVCTRFFMFIENLTGSCYTSEALQDLKEEHENKKACVMGGGVWYGFDISGHSFLLPYCILMIVEETAVVHELKLQKNQYIHIIVSALFVALGILALIWVWMFFCTAIYFHDIYQKLFGTAFGLLAWYGTYQAWYLHPISPGRPPQGSYLKSKQHSYRL